From the genome of Armatimonadota bacterium:
AATGGGCGGCATATTCTACTCTAATTTGCGCAGGTCCAAGGCTAGTAACTAATGGCATTGCCGGCGTATATCCCCGTGCGGAAGGGTTCCGCGATAGGCGGCTTTACACCAAGAGCCCACGTTCAGCGATTGGAATCACAAATGCCAACAAGCTTCTCCTCGTGGTGGTAAGCAAGCCCATATATCTTAGCACCCTTGCAAAAATTATGAGGGAGCTTGGCGCGGTAAATGCAATCAACCTTGATGGAGGCGGTTCGACAGCTCTCTACTATGAAGGCAAAGTCCTCAGACATCCAATCCGCCAACTTACTAACCTTATTGTAGTCTATGAATCGCCTGAGCGGTTTGCAAGAATCAAAAGCCAACTTGCACCGACTCCGACAGTTGCTGCCCGTCGCACAAAGGCCCAGCTTCCGTCCGCGACAACGGAGCCAGCAGCCGTGCCAAAGCCAATTCGAACGCTTACAATGCCTTTTGCGACTGTATCTTTCGCAGAAATCTCAATGGATAATGGGATAGCTCAAAAGCTAACTTCCTGTGAAATTGAGCATTCTTTGACAGCCGGCGATGTTGTAAGTGTGGAAAAAGATTTGGCAGTGATTCCTGAGTCGCCGTGGCTTGCTGGGAGTACAGCTAGCAGTCGAAAGCGAGAGCTTCGAGGTCCAACGCACAATCATGCCTTGGGCGGCTAATAGTAGAGCATTTCTCCTCTTGCGCTGATTCCAATTTCTTCGCTATTATTTAACCACAATGGAGTATGAAAGCAAACTCAGTCGGCTCATCAGCATTTTGGGTATTGCGTTTGGTGCCTTAGCTACTATAAGTATTGGCGTTTATCTAGTAGCAACAATTAATCCAAGAATACCTGGCAAGACTGTTATTCGTTGGGTAGTAGACCCAAATCCAATCCGCAAGGAACAAATCAAGCTTTTTGAGTCAAAATATAGGAACATTCACGTAATCAATGATCCCGGGGCTGAGCCCCAGCGACTTCTGACACAACTTGCTGGCGGCGTCCCGCCCGACGTAATGGCGCTCTACAATCCGCAGACCATTCGACTTTTTGCAAAAAATGATGTTCTTCTAGACCTGCGGCCTTATGTAAAAAAATACAAGCTTCCGATAGAAAAGCTATATCCTGGTCTTAAACCTTATATTTATTACGAGAACAAAATCGTTGGTGTGCCTGAGAACTGCGGGCCATATGTGCTTTTCTACAATAAGAGAATGTTTCGGGAGGCTGGGATTCCTTACCCCAAGCCTGATTGGACTTGGGATGAATGTCTAGAGGTGGCGAAGAAGCTTACAAAATATCAAGTAGTCGGCGGTCGAAAGGTGCCCATTCAGAAAGGAATTTACGTTGGCACACATGATTGGTGGTTTTTCATTTGGATGTATGGTGGCCATCTTTACAGTCCGGATGGTAAGAGATGCATAATGAACGATGAGAAGGTAAAGAAGGGCATTCGATTCTGGGCCGACTTAAGGCTTAAG
Proteins encoded in this window:
- a CDS encoding phosphodiester glycosidase family protein, coding for MRREIILILVWLLSTISLQKIAAGTNVAYTKRFLHGVPVHVVSANLNSPNIRISAAMSKRGIGTTEGFGSMLSRLQPTAAITGTYFCTRTLFPVGNIVIDGRLVALGHVGTGICFTPDNKVEFKRAKSLGDNQWAAYSTLICAGPRLVTNGIAGVYPRAEGFRDRRLYTKSPRSAIGITNANKLLLVVVSKPIYLSTLAKIMRELGAVNAINLDGGGSTALYYEGKVLRHPIRQLTNLIVVYESPERFARIKSQLAPTPTVAARRTKAQLPSATTEPAAVPKPIRTLTMPFATVSFAEISMDNGIAQKLTSCEIEHSLTAGDVVSVEKDLAVIPESPWLAGSTASSRKRELRGPTHNHALGG
- a CDS encoding sugar ABC transporter substrate-binding protein — its product is MEYESKLSRLISILGIAFGALATISIGVYLVATINPRIPGKTVIRWVVDPNPIRKEQIKLFESKYRNIHVINDPGAEPQRLLTQLAGGVPPDVMALYNPQTIRLFAKNDVLLDLRPYVKKYKLPIEKLYPGLKPYIYYENKIVGVPENCGPYVLFYNKRMFREAGIPYPKPDWTWDECLEVAKKLTKYQVVGGRKVPIQKGIYVGTHDWWFFIWMYGGHLYSPDGKRCIMNDEKVKKGIRFWADLRLKHHVTPTPSEAQSMAPTGGWGTDALLFRESKVAMMVSGRWLCIQYREQKDLEWDVTSVPHGPNRVTLLASKCYSIPKTSRHRHEALIFIKHLLSKENQLLVANYGDGIPTLQDPEIEKAFAYNPKYPNERNNLLHIQEMKYARVSESSPYINVLDQDAIMAREFDKMWLGEQSPDKTCDEIARQINAVIRRNLANPNFLD